In one Nicotiana tomentosiformis chromosome 6, ASM39032v3, whole genome shotgun sequence genomic region, the following are encoded:
- the LOC138894895 gene encoding uncharacterized protein: protein MSLSEYAVRFSDLARHAPALVATVRERVRRFIEGFRYDIRFSMAREIESDVSFQQVLGIARRVEGMLDQEREDSRGHEREYMRDHEREDREVRRPRRSERSTGPYFRGRVRHDRGFVGQPVQFALQASHNVLGAHGSQSTRTVQFPQLRQQRGCFECGDTGHRVRDCPRLRTCVSHRSIQASRVRPRGESPTR from the coding sequence atgtcactATCAGAGTATGCTGtgagatttagtgatttggccaggcatgcacctgctttagTCGCCACAGTTCGAGAGcgtgtccgcagattcattgagggattcagatatgatattcggttcagtatGGCTCGTGAgatagagtcagatgtttcatttcagcaggtgTTAGGGATCGCccgccgagtagagggcatgttGGACCAAGAGAGAGAAGATAGTCGAGGCCACGAGAGAGAGTACATGCGAGAtcatgagagagaggacagggaggtgaggaggcctcgtagatcggagagatctactggtccttattttagaggcagggtacgacatgatagaggttttgtgggtcagccagttcagtttgcacttcaggcttcacacAATGTTTtgggtgctcatgggtctcagagtacccgtaccgtaCAATTCCCACAActacgtcagcagagaggttgcttcgagtgtggagataccggccacagggtgagagattgtcctagacttcgaACATGTGTGTCACatcggagtattcaggcgagtagagtgcgcccaagaggggaaagcccgacccgttga